The following coding sequences lie in one Kamptonema formosum PCC 6407 genomic window:
- a CDS encoding ion transporter, whose amino-acid sequence MLTRQQIAFYLEDVETPAGRAVSLIITGLILLSSAIFVAETYPLSEPVRIELEALDIAILIIFAFEYLVRFWCADEKLKFVFKFFSLIDLLAILPFFLGIVNISFLRIFRWFRILRLLRFFEFKISIFRISSDDGVIFARILFTLFTIIFVYSGLIYQVEHPVNAEKFNTFLDAVYFSVVTMTTVGFGDVTPISETGRFLTVLMILNGIALIPWQLGDLIKQFVKTANQVETVCNGCGLSVHDKDARFCKNCGTKLDKG is encoded by the coding sequence ATGTTAACTCGCCAACAGATTGCTTTTTATCTCGAAGATGTTGAAACTCCCGCTGGGAGGGCTGTTAGTTTAATTATTACGGGGCTAATTCTGCTATCTTCAGCCATTTTTGTAGCGGAAACTTACCCTCTTTCTGAACCAGTTAGGATTGAACTTGAAGCTCTTGATATTGCTATTTTAATCATTTTTGCTTTTGAGTATTTAGTCCGTTTTTGGTGTGCGGATGAAAAGTTAAAGTTTGTTTTTAAATTTTTCTCTTTAATTGACTTACTGGCTATTTTACCATTTTTTCTAGGTATAGTCAATATCAGCTTTCTCCGTATCTTTCGGTGGTTTCGGATTTTGCGGCTTCTCCGATTTTTTGAATTCAAAATTTCTATCTTCCGCATCAGCAGCGACGACGGGGTAATTTTTGCCAGGATTTTATTTACGCTGTTTACGATTATCTTTGTGTACTCTGGTTTGATTTATCAAGTTGAACATCCCGTTAATGCTGAGAAGTTTAATACTTTCTTGGATGCGGTTTATTTTTCAGTGGTGACAATGACAACTGTGGGATTTGGGGATGTTACTCCGATTTCGGAGACAGGAAGATTCTTAACTGTTTTGATGATTTTGAACGGTATTGCTCTCATTCCTTGGCAATTGGGAGATTTAATTAAGCAATTTGTGAAAACTGCTAATCAGGTAGAAACTGTGTGTAATGGTTGTGGATTGTCCGTACATGATAAGGATGCTAGATTTTGTAAGAATTGTGGGACTAAGTTGGATAAGGGCTAA
- the mnmE gene encoding tRNA uridine-5-carboxymethylaminomethyl(34) synthesis GTPase MnmE: MSEILTTGQTIAAIATAIVPQQGSVGIVRVSGDEAIAIAHTLFHAPGNQIWESHRILYGYIRHPQSQQLVDEALLLIMKAPRSYTREDVVEFHCHGGIMAVQQVLQLCLESGARLAQAGEFTLRAFLNGRLDLSQAESVADLVGARSPAAAQAALAGLQGKLATPIRELRATCLDVLAEIEARIDFEEDLPPLDEGAIALQIQHILAELSRILATADSGELLRSGLKVAIVGRPNVGKSSLLNAWSRCDRAIVTDLPGTTRDVVESQLVVGGIPIQVLDTAGIRETEDRVEKIGVARSRQAAESADLVLLAIDAAAGWTEGDREIYQQVKHRPVILIVNKVDLVSEKDLEILQSKIENPQAKVLAAAAYNQGIEDLEQAILTAVNAGDLQAGNLDLAINQRQAAALTRAKISLEQCADTINNQLPLDFWTIDLRGAIQALGEITGEGVTESVLDRIFSRFCIGK; this comes from the coding sequence ATGTCGGAGATATTAACAACAGGTCAGACGATCGCGGCGATCGCGACAGCAATTGTGCCACAACAGGGTAGTGTGGGTATTGTCCGGGTTTCTGGTGACGAGGCGATCGCGATCGCGCACACCCTGTTTCACGCGCCAGGAAATCAAATTTGGGAATCTCACCGCATTCTCTACGGCTACATCCGTCACCCCCAGTCTCAGCAATTGGTCGATGAAGCCCTATTGTTAATTATGAAGGCTCCGCGCTCTTATACCCGCGAAGATGTGGTCGAATTCCACTGTCACGGGGGAATTATGGCCGTACAACAGGTTTTGCAGTTGTGTTTGGAGTCGGGGGCGAGGTTGGCGCAAGCGGGAGAGTTTACGCTGCGGGCGTTTTTGAATGGGCGACTGGATTTGAGTCAGGCGGAAAGCGTGGCGGATTTGGTGGGGGCGCGATCGCCTGCTGCGGCTCAGGCTGCTTTAGCTGGTTTACAAGGGAAATTGGCTACACCCATCCGCGAGTTGAGGGCGACTTGTCTGGATGTGTTGGCGGAAATTGAGGCGCGGATTGATTTTGAGGAAGATTTACCGCCGCTGGATGAGGGTGCGATCGCGTTACAAATTCAGCATATTTTGGCAGAATTGTCAAGGATTTTGGCGACGGCTGACTCTGGGGAATTGCTGCGATCTGGTTTAAAAGTGGCGATCGTGGGGCGGCCAAATGTGGGTAAGTCGAGTTTGCTGAATGCTTGGAGTCGGTGCGATCGCGCCATTGTAACTGACTTACCAGGGACAACGCGGGATGTCGTGGAATCGCAGTTAGTGGTGGGTGGAATCCCGATACAGGTGTTGGATACGGCGGGAATTAGGGAGACAGAGGATCGGGTTGAGAAAATTGGGGTAGCGCGATCGCGTCAGGCGGCTGAGTCTGCCGATTTAGTGTTGTTAGCGATCGATGCCGCAGCGGGCTGGACAGAGGGCGATCGGGAAATTTACCAACAGGTAAAACATCGCCCGGTAATTTTGATCGTTAATAAAGTTGATTTAGTCTCGGAAAAAGACTTAGAAATACTTCAATCAAAAATCGAAAATCCCCAAGCAAAAGTTCTAGCCGCAGCCGCTTATAATCAGGGAATCGAAGATTTAGAACAAGCAATTTTAACTGCTGTTAATGCGGGAGATTTACAAGCTGGAAATTTAGACTTAGCGATTAATCAAAGGCAAGCAGCAGCGTTAACTAGGGCAAAAATTTCTCTGGAACAATGCGCGGATACAATTAACAACCAATTACCCTTGGATTTTTGGACAATAGATTTGCGGGGGGCGATTCAAGCTTTGGGAGAAATCACCGGAGAAGGAGTGACAGAATCAGTTTTAGATCGGATTTTTAGTAGATTTTGCATTGGTAAATAG
- the darT gene encoding type II toxin-antitoxin system toxin DNA ADP-ribosyl transferase DarT — protein sequence MPTFIYHITHINNLESIVKAGGLLACNAMYEANAEYTNIAYDGIQDRRARTSVPCSVGGVLHDYVPFYFAPRSPMLCAINNKGKVKGYSEGQTPIIYLVSEVEKIADSNLHFAFTDGHAVMTFTDFFDNLEYLDEAIDWEVMESRYWFDTDEDNDRKRKRQAEFLVYKFFPWQLVTEIGVKNYQIKTEVDKILEKNTTHQPPVKTRTAWYY from the coding sequence ATGCCAACATTTATCTATCATATTACCCATATCAATAATCTGGAATCCATTGTTAAAGCCGGTGGATTATTAGCTTGCAACGCTATGTATGAAGCCAACGCCGAGTACACTAATATTGCCTACGATGGTATCCAAGATCGCCGTGCCAGAACTTCCGTACCTTGCAGTGTAGGTGGAGTATTACATGATTATGTTCCATTCTATTTTGCCCCCCGTTCCCCCATGCTCTGTGCTATTAACAACAAGGGAAAAGTAAAAGGCTATAGCGAAGGTCAAACTCCTATAATTTACCTAGTTTCTGAAGTAGAAAAAATTGCCGATAGTAATTTACATTTTGCCTTTACAGATGGTCATGCAGTTATGACTTTTACCGATTTTTTTGATAACCTAGAATATCTGGATGAGGCTATTGATTGGGAAGTTATGGAATCCCGATATTGGTTTGATACTGATGAAGATAATGATAGAAAACGCAAGCGTCAAGCTGAGTTTTTAGTTTACAAATTCTTCCCTTGGCAGTTAGTAACAGAAATCGGAGTTAAAAACTACCAAATTAAGACAGAAGTAGATAAAATCTTAGAAAAGAATACCACACATCAGCCACCAGTCAAGACTCGCACAGCTTGGTATTATTAA
- the darG gene encoding type II toxin-antitoxin system antitoxin DNA ADP-ribosyl glycohydrolase DarG, translated as MIELTQGNLLDADAEALVNTVNCVGIMGKGIALQFKQAFPENFRQYAQACRSSKVQPGQMFIVSTGNLFNPRYIINFPTKRHWKGNSRIEDIEIGLKALIAEIKRLNIKSIAIPPLGCGNGGLSWTQVKPLIESAFIYLPNVKVLLFAPQNTPEVDRMRVATENPKMTRARALYIRLLELYRLPGYRLTMLEIQKLAYFLQVAGESLKLQYTRDKYGPYANNLHHVFQTLEGHYIRGYGDRSQEAQVYVLPEGKKAAETFLENNPDANARLERVSRLIEGFETPYGMELLATVHWVTQEDQEAVEDVEKAISLVKEWSIRKRDLFKPQHIRKAWQRLREENWLFHIKFD; from the coding sequence ATGATAGAACTCACGCAAGGCAACCTCTTAGACGCAGATGCAGAAGCCCTCGTTAATACGGTTAATTGTGTTGGCATTATGGGCAAAGGAATTGCTTTACAATTTAAACAAGCATTTCCCGAAAACTTCCGCCAATACGCACAAGCTTGCCGTAGTAGTAAAGTGCAGCCAGGACAAATGTTTATAGTCTCTACTGGCAACTTATTTAATCCGCGTTACATTATTAATTTCCCGACAAAACGCCATTGGAAAGGCAATTCACGGATAGAAGATATAGAGATTGGACTTAAAGCACTGATCGCAGAAATTAAGCGATTAAATATTAAGTCTATTGCTATTCCGCCCTTGGGTTGTGGAAACGGTGGTTTATCTTGGACACAGGTAAAACCCTTAATTGAATCAGCTTTTATTTACTTGCCAAATGTAAAAGTTTTGCTGTTTGCACCACAGAATACTCCTGAAGTTGATAGAATGCGGGTAGCTACAGAAAACCCCAAAATGACTCGCGCCCGTGCCTTGTATATTCGCTTGCTAGAATTATATCGGCTTCCTGGTTATCGGTTAACAATGCTAGAAATTCAAAAATTAGCATATTTTCTTCAAGTTGCAGGAGAATCGCTAAAGTTGCAATATACGAGGGACAAATACGGCCCTTATGCTAATAATCTCCATCATGTCTTTCAAACATTAGAAGGACATTATATCAGAGGTTATGGAGATCGAAGCCAAGAGGCGCAAGTTTATGTATTACCAGAAGGGAAAAAAGCGGCAGAAACCTTTTTAGAAAATAACCCTGATGCTAATGCTAGATTAGAGCGTGTTAGTAGGTTAATTGAAGGCTTTGAAACTCCTTATGGCATGGAATTATTAGCAACAGTTCACTGGGTTACTCAGGAAGATCAGGAAGCAGTAGAAGATGTGGAGAAAGCGATCTCTCTTGTAAAAGAATGGAGTATTCGTAAGCGCGATCTCTTTAAACCTCAACATATCCGCAAAGCATGGCAGCGTCTTCGTGAGGAAAACTGGTTATTTCATATCAAGTTCGATTAA
- a CDS encoding response regulator transcription factor, whose translation MKTVIVVDDQHSHREMISNLLKGSGINVIEASDGVEAIEKIEVNCPDLIILDIVMPGMNGFEVCRRLKNNPLTQNIPIVFCSVKGEEFDRYWGIKQGADAYIAKPFGPRELVGTVKQFLRS comes from the coding sequence ATGAAGACAGTTATAGTTGTAGACGATCAACACTCGCATCGGGAGATGATCTCAAACCTTCTCAAAGGTAGCGGCATCAATGTGATTGAGGCAAGCGATGGAGTTGAGGCAATCGAGAAAATAGAGGTAAATTGCCCAGATTTAATAATTTTAGACATTGTGATGCCGGGAATGAATGGATTTGAGGTTTGCCGCCGACTCAAAAATAATCCTCTAACGCAGAATATACCCATAGTATTTTGCTCGGTTAAGGGGGAAGAGTTCGATCGTTATTGGGGTATTAAACAAGGAGCAGATGCTTACATTGCTAAACCTTTCGGGCCGCGAGAACTTGTAGGAACTGTGAAACAATTTTTGCGATCGTAG
- a CDS encoding SagB/ThcOx family dehydrogenase translates to MPELPLSIAQHYHERTKYDPQTIAAKNKQLDWEQQPVPFKEYKIGATFDLKPYLRDRSEGLATDPDVKWWQRLSRLLLCSYGLTAKVPTMGGAPLYLRSAPSAGGLYPAEVYIISRGTGLLPAGLYNYQVRTHSLVHFWNSEVWPALQGACFWHPALEETKLAIAITAVFFRSAWRYEDRAYRRIYLDSGHLLGNIELACALNDYRPHLIGGFADAAVNELLYLDSEQEGTIAIAALADLLEIEQNLPRFRTALSGPTQTDYPKIPEGQLLVSLHKATLINSDSLGTDRWKADESEEQLEDKYNFPFCTKVSAVTPSIPWGANLESLESTIFKRRSTRAYTGATLNLGELLALLDFTYQSHHYIDQGLDGSPDYFDLSLIETFIAVSGVTGLEDGCYYYAPKAQELRQIRFKNFRRELHFLCLGQELGRDAGVVLFHTADLKKAVAKYGDRVYRYLHLDAGHLGQRLNLAAIHLRLGVSGIGGFFDDHVNEVLGIPADEAVLYITTLGRPR, encoded by the coding sequence ATGCCAGAACTTCCCTTGTCTATTGCTCAACACTACCACGAGCGAACGAAATACGACCCCCAAACCATAGCGGCCAAAAATAAACAACTAGATTGGGAACAACAGCCAGTTCCCTTTAAGGAATATAAAATTGGGGCAACTTTTGACTTAAAGCCATATCTCAGAGATCGATCGGAAGGGTTAGCGACCGATCCTGATGTGAAATGGTGGCAACGATTGTCTCGGTTGCTGCTTTGTAGTTACGGTTTGACGGCGAAAGTACCGACAATGGGGGGAGCTCCGCTTTATTTGAGATCGGCCCCTTCTGCGGGTGGGCTATACCCTGCGGAGGTTTATATAATTTCTCGCGGTACGGGATTGTTACCTGCGGGACTTTACAACTATCAAGTTAGGACTCATTCTTTAGTTCATTTTTGGAATAGCGAAGTTTGGCCAGCTTTGCAAGGGGCTTGTTTTTGGCATCCGGCTTTAGAGGAGACAAAACTCGCGATCGCAATTACAGCAGTTTTTTTCCGTTCAGCTTGGCGTTACGAAGATCGGGCCTACAGGCGAATTTACTTGGATAGCGGCCACCTACTGGGCAATATCGAGTTAGCCTGTGCTCTGAATGACTATCGGCCGCACCTAATCGGCGGATTTGCCGATGCTGCGGTGAATGAATTGCTTTACCTTGACTCGGAACAAGAAGGAACAATCGCGATCGCAGCCTTAGCTGATTTACTAGAAATAGAACAAAACTTGCCTAGATTCCGAACCGCCTTGTCCGGGCCCACCCAGACAGACTATCCGAAAATTCCAGAGGGTCAACTGCTGGTATCGCTGCACAAAGCTACTCTGATTAACTCCGATTCCTTGGGAACCGATCGTTGGAAAGCTGATGAAAGTGAAGAGCAACTAGAAGATAAATATAACTTCCCTTTCTGCACAAAAGTTTCTGCCGTCACTCCATCCATACCTTGGGGTGCAAACCTCGAATCCTTAGAAAGTACAATTTTTAAGCGGCGTTCTACCCGTGCCTATACAGGTGCTACATTGAATTTGGGCGAACTTCTAGCTTTACTAGATTTTACTTATCAATCCCATCACTATATCGACCAAGGTTTAGACGGTTCGCCCGATTATTTCGACCTGAGTTTAATTGAAACATTTATCGCCGTTTCTGGCGTAACAGGTTTAGAAGATGGCTGTTACTATTACGCTCCCAAAGCTCAAGAATTGCGACAAATTCGGTTTAAAAATTTTCGGCGTGAGTTACACTTTTTGTGTTTGGGGCAAGAACTGGGGAGGGATGCAGGAGTGGTGCTGTTTCATACCGCCGACTTGAAGAAAGCAGTAGCAAAATATGGCGATCGCGTGTACCGCTATCTGCATTTGGACGCTGGCCATTTAGGGCAAAGATTGAATCTAGCAGCCATCCACCTACGTTTAGGAGTCAGCGGTATCGGTGGCTTTTTCGACGACCACGTTAACGAAGTTCTCGGCATTCCTGCTGATGAAGCCGTCCTTTACATCACCACTCTCGGCCGGCCAAGATAG
- a CDS encoding IS110 family transposase: MPRVLGLDICKSSVVACLLTEKPTEPRQLYYDIEFLTLSADAAGIKQMLELKPDVAIMEPTGVNYARLWGTHLARAGVEVRLVSNNKLPSYRSELDLPDKDDEADALALACYYFDYKDSPRRFVQIREQKTARLRELALRLAHYNRVQSPIINRLRQDLAWQMPEVMNVQSKRSGDNLPLLWGWMAGERKSAKYDKLHLQTVGTGITQETRFAAKMLCDLQLQERLIELEATKLMMSDSRFFPYRKVFTSFGFGLRTQFLLLSQIFPLENYLNAEGRPEVIIRKGKNSKKPTKRYFSERRFMKALGAAPVREWSGDEKKKSKKAGSSLCRQALWQWLFTRIEVRKSRVPSFVGELLGEMMDEAKAQKQPIKLVRSRLVAKAVRMLFKELVKEICH, encoded by the coding sequence ATGCCCAGAGTTTTGGGACTTGATATTTGCAAGTCCTCGGTTGTGGCTTGCTTATTAACTGAGAAACCGACTGAACCTCGACAACTTTATTACGACATTGAGTTTTTGACGCTATCGGCTGATGCGGCTGGGATTAAGCAGATGCTTGAACTCAAGCCGGATGTGGCAATCATGGAACCGACGGGGGTAAATTACGCTCGGTTATGGGGGACGCACTTAGCCCGCGCCGGGGTGGAAGTAAGGCTAGTTTCTAATAACAAGCTTCCCAGTTATCGGTCGGAGTTGGATTTGCCTGATAAGGATGATGAAGCTGATGCTTTGGCACTGGCTTGTTACTATTTCGATTACAAAGATTCTCCCCGTCGGTTCGTTCAAATTCGAGAACAGAAGACAGCACGGCTGCGAGAACTGGCGTTAAGACTGGCGCATTACAACCGAGTGCAATCACCGATTATCAACAGGCTGCGGCAAGATTTGGCGTGGCAGATGCCGGAAGTGATGAACGTGCAGTCAAAACGCAGCGGGGATAATTTGCCGCTGTTGTGGGGATGGATGGCTGGTGAAAGGAAGTCAGCTAAGTATGATAAGCTCCATCTGCAAACTGTTGGTACTGGGATAACTCAAGAAACTAGGTTTGCGGCGAAGATGCTGTGTGATTTGCAGTTGCAGGAACGGCTGATTGAATTGGAGGCAACGAAGTTGATGATGTCCGATTCTCGGTTTTTTCCTTACCGTAAGGTGTTTACCAGTTTTGGTTTTGGGTTGCGAACGCAGTTTCTTTTACTCAGTCAGATTTTCCCTTTGGAAAATTACCTCAATGCTGAGGGCAGACCGGAGGTGATTATTCGCAAGGGTAAGAATAGTAAGAAGCCGACGAAGCGTTACTTCAGCGAGCGTCGGTTTATGAAGGCTTTGGGGGCCGCACCGGTGCGTGAGTGGTCGGGTGATGAGAAGAAGAAGTCTAAGAAGGCTGGTTCGAGCTTGTGTCGCCAGGCTCTCTGGCAGTGGCTGTTTACTCGGATTGAGGTTCGGAAAAGCCGGGTTCCGTCCTTTGTGGGGGAACTGCTGGGGGAGATGATGGATGAGGCTAAGGCCCAGAAGCAACCAATTAAACTGGTGCGATCGCGTTTGGTTGCTAAAGCTGTGCGGATGTTGTTTAAGGAGTTGGTTAAGGAAATTTGCCATTGA
- a CDS encoding tail fiber domain-containing protein, which produces MPLFNLNQNQQVTFPIPISIILGGTGASDAAGARANLDLEYAGRIGAPTTYGSVSIFGSIGGISGVNFPAAQGNPVFMQHNTFLMNGMWSATISNPSGGWMWSYRDGKFQVNSLISEAGEYIALDKSLGSLPGYPANRFPVVKSDNANLYFSIGGNYSSYITAAGTYAAMSDFNKKENIEEVDYQDILEKVKYLPVCKYSFKNSDSRIKSIGTFAQAFWLAFQLGGDLAILQDDSPTQPNKMLAPSDMAGVCLAAVKGLLERVEKLEEKTESLTN; this is translated from the coding sequence ATGCCACTTTTCAACCTAAATCAAAACCAACAAGTCACCTTTCCTATCCCTATTTCCATCATTCTTGGCGGTACTGGTGCTAGCGATGCAGCCGGTGCTAGAGCGAATTTAGATCTAGAATATGCGGGGCGCATTGGAGCGCCTACAACTTATGGAAGTGTTTCTATTTTTGGATCAATTGGGGGCATTTCAGGAGTAAATTTTCCAGCCGCTCAAGGTAATCCTGTTTTCATGCAACACAACACATTCTTGATGAATGGAATGTGGAGCGCAACCATATCAAACCCTTCCGGGGGCTGGATGTGGAGCTACAGAGATGGTAAGTTTCAAGTAAATAGCCTCATTAGCGAGGCGGGGGAATATATTGCTTTGGATAAGAGCTTAGGCTCTCTTCCGGGTTATCCTGCCAATCGGTTTCCTGTTGTGAAATCGGACAATGCGAATCTCTACTTTTCGATAGGGGGAAACTATAGTTCCTACATTACGGCAGCAGGGACTTACGCTGCCATGAGCGATTTCAATAAAAAAGAAAATATTGAAGAAGTAGACTATCAAGATATTTTAGAAAAAGTAAAATACTTGCCAGTATGCAAATACAGCTTTAAGAATTCCGATTCTAGAATTAAGAGCATCGGCACTTTTGCCCAAGCTTTCTGGCTAGCATTTCAATTAGGTGGTGATTTGGCAATTTTGCAGGATGATTCACCCACTCAGCCTAATAAAATGCTTGCGCCTTCAGATATGGCGGGCGTGTGTTTAGCCGCAGTAAAAGGCTTACTAGAAAGAGTGGAGAAGCTAGAGGAAAAAACAGAAAGCCTTACAAATTAG
- a CDS encoding tyrosine-type recombinase/integrase has translation MKLLGCGQATPLNRKSFQVIYDNFHNEAHKLFWALAWFTGERPGAILKMLVEHVYLNPDRRQPRETLIFPSGNRKDRQTREVPCHRELEMLLRGYGPPKSGVLFASLCNEGEPLSVRALDKSLRRALVKAGLEHGGYSLYSPRRGFITELHRAGMDIKVIQSLTGHKDLTSLSRYIDVTEEQRRSAIANL, from the coding sequence ATGAAGCTTTTAGGATGTGGACAGGCAACGCCGCTGAACCGAAAATCTTTTCAGGTAATTTATGACAATTTTCACAATGAGGCTCATAAATTATTCTGGGCTTTGGCTTGGTTCACGGGTGAGCGTCCAGGGGCGATCCTCAAAATGCTTGTCGAGCACGTTTATCTGAATCCCGACCGGCGACAACCGCGAGAGACTTTGATTTTTCCTTCGGGCAATAGGAAGGACAGGCAGACGCGAGAGGTTCCCTGCCACCGGGAACTGGAGATGTTACTGCGGGGATATGGGCCGCCCAAGTCGGGGGTATTGTTTGCGAGTCTTTGCAATGAGGGGGAGCCGCTGTCGGTGAGGGCGTTGGATAAGTCGCTGCGCCGCGCTCTGGTTAAGGCGGGGTTAGAGCATGGGGGCTATAGTTTGTACTCGCCCCGGCGCGGGTTTATTACTGAACTGCACCGGGCGGGGATGGATATTAAGGTGATCCAGAGTTTGACGGGGCACAAGGATTTGACTTCTTTGAGTCGCTATATTGATGTGACTGAGGAACAGCGACGGAGTGCGATCGCTAATTTGTAA
- a CDS encoding pentapeptide repeat-containing protein has protein sequence MQKLSAEELLAQYSAGKRDFNAVNLSEAYLFEANLQEINFEGSDLSRAYLPYANLSQANLYKTQLTAAQLGDVQLYQANLSGADLEGSNLSRANLRRANLQGANLSRASLQGADLYNADLSGADLTYADLSRVNLENAKLTGTQLKGCNLFKARKVDLSNAECDRTTIMPDGYLNDR, from the coding sequence ATGCAAAAGCTAAGCGCTGAGGAATTGCTGGCTCAGTATTCTGCGGGTAAGCGAGACTTTAACGCCGTTAATTTGAGTGAAGCTTACCTATTTGAAGCCAATTTACAAGAAATTAACTTTGAAGGTAGCGATTTGAGTCGTGCTTATTTACCTTATGCAAACTTGAGTCAAGCCAACTTGTATAAAACTCAGTTAACCGCAGCCCAATTGGGAGACGTTCAACTTTATCAAGCCAATTTATCGGGAGCAGATCTAGAAGGGAGCAATTTGTCAAGAGCTAATTTACGTCGTGCTAATTTGCAGGGTGCAAATCTCTCTCGTGCAAGTTTACAAGGCGCAGATTTGTACAATGCAGATCTCAGCGGTGCAGATTTAACCTATGCTGATTTGAGCAGAGTTAATTTAGAAAATGCCAAATTAACGGGAACTCAGTTAAAAGGATGTAATTTGTTTAAAGCGCGAAAGGTAGATCTTTCTAATGCGGAGTGCGATCGCACTACGATTATGCCCGATGGCTATTTAAACGATCGGTAG
- a CDS encoding Uma2 family endonuclease, translated as MKNTQTKLSTDTWVAATWDEFIEAADNPAFERAKGYYYNSKMLIEAMGTGYDHSCDNGIIYFAVNLYCIFNRIPVNGMIGCSFRKARLWECQPDIAYYIGERAQSIPRGTKIVDLNQYPPPDLAIEVSDSTLSDDLGNKRLLYEEVPVREYWVVDVQGALVRAFAVGDGGSRRISESLVFPGLAISLLEAALHRSREADQTQVGAWLMQQFQAI; from the coding sequence ATGAAAAACACACAAACAAAATTATCTACAGATACTTGGGTGGCAGCAACTTGGGATGAATTTATCGAGGCTGCTGATAATCCAGCTTTTGAACGCGCTAAGGGTTATTATTATAATAGCAAAATGCTGATTGAAGCTATGGGAACTGGATACGATCATTCTTGCGACAACGGGATTATTTACTTTGCTGTCAACTTGTACTGCATTTTTAATCGCATTCCTGTCAATGGGATGATTGGTTGCAGCTTTCGCAAAGCAAGGTTGTGGGAGTGTCAGCCAGATATCGCTTATTATATTGGCGAGCGCGCTCAATCTATTCCCAGAGGCACTAAAATTGTAGACTTAAATCAATATCCACCGCCGGATTTAGCTATAGAAGTTTCTGACAGTACGCTATCTGACGATTTAGGTAATAAACGCCTGCTTTATGAAGAAGTACCAGTTAGAGAATATTGGGTCGTGGATGTACAAGGAGCATTAGTGAGAGCGTTTGCAGTCGGGGATGGCGGGAGTCGTCGCATCAGTGAATCTCTAGTTTTTCCGGGATTAGCAATTAGTTTATTAGAAGCAGCTTTGCACCGCAGCCGCGAGGCAGACCAAACTCAAGTCGGCGCTTGGTTAATGCAGCAATTTCAAGCAATATAG